CCGCCACTCCAGTCCGACGAGGTAGTGCGCGGCGGTCGCGGTGACCCCGACGCTGACGCCGACGCCGACGGTGGAGAGGGCGACGGCGGCCGGCAGCGCGGGTCTGGCCTCTTTCCACTTGGCGCCCAGGCCGCCCTCGGCGAGGATCACGACCAGGGCCGCGTAGCCGAGGACCTGGGTCAGCTCGGCGTTGTCGAACTTGACGTTGAAGATGCCGTCCTGGCCGATGACCACGCCGATGCCGAGGTAGAGCAGCAGGCTGGGCAGCCCGCTCCGGGACGAGATCCGTACCGCGGCGACCGCGATCAGCAGCACGAGTGAGCAGATGAGCAGGAGTTCATTGAGCTGGTGGACAGTCAGCGGCCGATCCTTCCCCTCGCGCATGCCGGATCGTTTCCCCGGCAGTCGACACTTCGTTACCTTACCTAATCTTTAACGTTTCCTTGACGCGATCGATCGCCCGTGCGATCGATCGCGTGATTTCCTGTGTGATCGTCCTAGGGGTCCCGTCGGCCATTAGTGGTGACACCGCGTCGGAACGGGTGAACGGCTGCGCCTATGGTTGCTGGAGCATTTCCAGGACCGCCCTGCCCCTCGAAGGACAGCGATGCCCGCCAACTCAACGTCCCCTGCCACCAAGAAGAAGGGGCGACGCGCCCGCTTTGTCGTGATCGTCCTGGTGCTGGCCCTGGTAGCAGGTGTGGGCTACGGCGCCTACTGGGGCGTGAGTACCGTGCGTGCCTCGCTTCCCCAGACCACCGGCACCGTCAAAGTGCCCGGACTCGACGGCAGGGTGGAGGTCAAGCGCGACCGCTACGGCATTCCGCAGATCTACGCGAACACCGACCGGGACCTGTTCCGCGCGCAGGGCTACGTCCAGGCGCAGGACCGCTTCTGGGAGATGGACGTCCGGCGCCACATGACCGCGGGCCGTCTCTCCGAGATGTTCGGCGAGGGCCAGGTCGAGACGGACGAATTCCTGCGCACGCTCGGCTGGCGGCGGGTGGCCCAGGAGGAGTACGACACCAAGCTCTCGGACGAGACGAAGAAGAACCTCCAGTCGTACGCGGACGGCGTCAACGACTACCTGAAGGGCCGCGACGGCGAGGACATCTCCGTCGAGTACGCCGCCCTGGGCTTCACCAACGACTACCGGCCCACGAAGTGGACCCCCGTCGACTCGGTGGCCTGGCTGAAGGCGATGGCCTGGGACCTGCGCGCGAACATGCAGGACGAGATCGACCGTTCCCTGCTCACCAGCAGGATGGACGAGGAGCAGATCGAGGACCTCTACCCGTCGTACCCGTACGACAGGAACAAGCCGATCGTGACCGAGGGCGCGGTCGACCCGGGCACGGGCCGGTACGACCCCAAGGCCGAACCGGGCGACGCGACGGGCGACGGAACGGGCACGGGCGGCACCGACCCGGGTGCGGGCCTCGGCACCGGCACCGGTACGGGTACGGGCTCCGGCGCCGGCGGGACGCCCACCGGACCGGGCACCGGCACCGGCGGGGAGACCGGCGACTCCACGGACCCGGGCGCCGTCACCGAGGGTCTTGACTCCCAGCTCGACGCCCTCTCCACGACCCTCGACGAGATCCCCGCCCTCCTCGGCCCCAGCGGCAGCGGCATCGGCTCCAACTCCTGGGTCGTCGCCGGCGAGTACACGACGACCGGCAAGCCCCTGCTCGCCAACGACCCGCACCTGGCGCCCCAGCTGCCGTCCGTCTGGTACCAGATGGGCCTGCACTGCCGCAGCTTCACCGAGGACTGCGGGTACGACGTCGCCGGCTACACCTTCGCGGGCATGCCCGGTGTGATCATCGGTCACAACAAGGACATCGCCTGGGGCATGACCAACCTCGGCGCGGACGTGACCGACCTCTATCTGGAGAAGGTCACCGGCGACACGTACCTGTACGACAACCAGCAGAAGAAGTTCCTCACCCGCCAGGAAACGATCAAGGTCGCGGGGGGCAAGAGCCGGACCATCACCGTCCGCTCCACCGAGCGCGGCCCGCTGGTCTCCGACCGCAACCCCGAACTGCGCCGGGTCGGCGACAAGGCCCCGGTCACCAACTCCGCCCCCGACCGCGCCGACGGCTACGCGGTCTCCCTCCAGTGGACCGCGCTGGAACCGGGCCGCTCCATGGACGCCGTCTTCGAGATCAACAAGGCCAAGGACTTCGCGTCCTTCCGCAAGGCGGCCCGGAGCTTCGAGGTCCCCTCGCAGAACCTGATCTACGCGGACACCAAGGGCACCATCGGTTACCAGGCGCCCGGCCGGATCCCGATCCGCGCCAAGGGCGACGGCTCGGTGCCGGCGCCCGGCTGGGACCCGGCATACCGCTGGAAGGACTACATCTCCTTCGACGAGCTTCCTTATGAGGAGAACCCGGAGCGCGGCTACATCGTCACCGCCAACCAGGCCGTCATCGACGCGGGTGACTATCCGTACCCGCTGACCGAGGACTGGGGCTACGGCGCCCGGAGCCAGCGGATCAACGACCTCATCACGTCGAAGATCAAGGACGGCGGCAAGATCTCCACGGACGACATGCGCACCATGCAGAACGACAACCGCAGCGAGATCGCCACGCAGCTCATGCCGCACCTGCTCAAGATCGACGTGTCGGACCCGGCGATCCGCGAGGCCCAGAAGCTGCTCGAAGGCTGGGACTCCTCGCAGGAACCGGACTCGGCGGCGGCGGCGTACTTCAACGCGGTCTGGCGCAACGTCCTGAAGCTCGCCTTCGGGAACAAGCTTCCCAAGGAGATGCGTGTCCGGGGGGAGTGCCTCAACGTGCTCCCGGCCGACAGCACGGGCCCCGTGGACGACCTCACCCAACCGGTGCGGGAGTGCGGTCAGCGCTCGGTGAGCTCGGCGCAGCCGGACGGCGGCGACCGCTGGTTCGAGATCGTCCGCAGGATCCTCAAGGACGAGGACAACGTTTGGTGGCAGTCGCCCGCGACGCGGTTCGAGGATCCCACCAAGACGCGTGACGCCCTTCTGCTGCGGGCCCTGACGGACGCGCGCTGGGAGCTGACGGCCAAGCTCGGCAAGGACGTCTCCAGCTGGAGCTGGGGCCGGCTGCACCAGCTGAACCTGGAGAACCAGACCCTCGGTACGGAGGGCCCCGGCTTCGTCAAGACCCTGCTGAACCGCGGCCCGTGGAACCTGGGCGGCGGCGAGGCCACGGTCAACGCCACCGGCTGGAGCGCGGCCGGCGACTACGAGGTCTCGTGGGTCCCGTCCATGCGGATGGTGGTCAACGTCGGCGAGTGGGACAAGTCCCGGTGGATCAACCTGACGGGCGCCTCCGGGCACGCGTACAGCCCGAACTACACCGACCAGACCGAGAAGTGGACCAAGGGCGAACTGCTCGACTGGCCGTTCGGCAGCCGGGCGGTGGAGGCGAGCACGGGAGACACCCTGACGCTCGTGCCGTGAGCCCCCGGCAGGGCCGTGCGGCATGAGGTGCGGCGTTCCGTCCGGGGCGCCGCACCTCGCCGCTCACGGGCCGCCGAAGCGCGCGGTACGGCCCGGGGTCACCGCGACCCGCACGGGCCGGTCGTGCGGCTCCGCCGGGACCCGCTCCACCACCTCGTGGTCGTACAGCAGCACCGCGAGTACGGCCCCCGCCCCGGCCCCCGCCAGCCGGGCGAGGACCCGGTCGTACGACCCGCCGCCCCGCCCCAGCCGCATCCCCCGGCCGTCCACGGCCAGGCCCGGAAGCAGCACCACCCCCGCCCCGAGCACGGCGTCGGCACCCAGCCGCGCGCCGTCCGGCTCCAGCAGCCCGCGCCCCGCGC
Above is a window of Streptomyces sp. NBC_01498 DNA encoding:
- a CDS encoding penicillin acylase family protein; translated protein: MPANSTSPATKKKGRRARFVVIVLVLALVAGVGYGAYWGVSTVRASLPQTTGTVKVPGLDGRVEVKRDRYGIPQIYANTDRDLFRAQGYVQAQDRFWEMDVRRHMTAGRLSEMFGEGQVETDEFLRTLGWRRVAQEEYDTKLSDETKKNLQSYADGVNDYLKGRDGEDISVEYAALGFTNDYRPTKWTPVDSVAWLKAMAWDLRANMQDEIDRSLLTSRMDEEQIEDLYPSYPYDRNKPIVTEGAVDPGTGRYDPKAEPGDATGDGTGTGGTDPGAGLGTGTGTGTGSGAGGTPTGPGTGTGGETGDSTDPGAVTEGLDSQLDALSTTLDEIPALLGPSGSGIGSNSWVVAGEYTTTGKPLLANDPHLAPQLPSVWYQMGLHCRSFTEDCGYDVAGYTFAGMPGVIIGHNKDIAWGMTNLGADVTDLYLEKVTGDTYLYDNQQKKFLTRQETIKVAGGKSRTITVRSTERGPLVSDRNPELRRVGDKAPVTNSAPDRADGYAVSLQWTALEPGRSMDAVFEINKAKDFASFRKAARSFEVPSQNLIYADTKGTIGYQAPGRIPIRAKGDGSVPAPGWDPAYRWKDYISFDELPYEENPERGYIVTANQAVIDAGDYPYPLTEDWGYGARSQRINDLITSKIKDGGKISTDDMRTMQNDNRSEIATQLMPHLLKIDVSDPAIREAQKLLEGWDSSQEPDSAAAAYFNAVWRNVLKLAFGNKLPKEMRVRGECLNVLPADSTGPVDDLTQPVRECGQRSVSSAQPDGGDRWFEIVRRILKDEDNVWWQSPATRFEDPTKTRDALLLRALTDARWELTAKLGKDVSSWSWGRLHQLNLENQTLGTEGPGFVKTLLNRGPWNLGGGEATVNATGWSAAGDYEVSWVPSMRMVVNVGEWDKSRWINLTGASGHAYSPNYTDQTEKWTKGELLDWPFGSRAVEASTGDTLTLVP
- a CDS encoding 5-formyltetrahydrofolate cyclo-ligase, which gives rise to MSEKTAVRRRLLASRRLLSDDDVRNASVVLARRALELPELDGAATVAAYVSVGHEPGTRALLDALRERGVRVLLPVLLPDNDLDWAVYEGAERLVRAGRGLLEPDGARLGADAVLGAGVVLLPGLAVDGRGMRLGRGGGSYDRVLARLAGAGAGAVLAVLLYDHEVVERVPAEPHDRPVRVAVTPGRTARFGGP